A portion of the Falco naumanni isolate bFalNau1 chromosome 9, bFalNau1.pat, whole genome shotgun sequence genome contains these proteins:
- the SEC16A gene encoding protein transport protein Sec16A isoform X1, with amino-acid sequence MQQPPQTVPAGAAAPPPAGIARNMYWRNSSLSKRANATAAPVQPVTDPFAFGRQTPQGSPLDNPSKGNALVMQSSSPAVFPQPAIIHTSPSHAGDNPHGPHTSLSAPVSQPGINTSTFSNVPVPSLSPGYIINSTTEAHPNADLGLCGPAVPLHYNTGAAVENSFSVHPGMVSASNKPGGRQDVGRDPNDVPSGPNATALFPPPPQQPMSQWRPVQSNLQSPVRNFVPYPEPSSQIDVHNVSQSSVSTSHPPLQANLQQVPVHQGIPQNTTQAPLSIGCEKNGKNGSANSSHHMNSIQPGNVFRQNTEMTNTWLSQPYQEQFCPQPPLQDSSFVIPTAQENNPQNQSPDMPETSNRPVPADRDSGTLSMFFKGDEAENEEILSSEKNYVVEKTEFDACQPNSASLYHQPMHPQRVATNVLSQAQIGTGSASEMVQKGMDAQYFSKIVSQQETQAAKHSMFVSDDKARIGDPSGNGGSQYENVENLECIQNQEVLPSEPQNASSPAAGPDLYRYGSFPGQMLPKNAVVSHAEGGPNLEAPDSLPHPVRPDSVSSNYSNISHRSASSSARPQEQVGTFIQQESGKPDEESSAGFFKQIDSSPLGGDSSELNLGKSYHGNLSQPPTPSPPKPTGVFQTSANSSFEPVRSHGVGIKPAEIDQAKMVVELRENHSNQKNIKKNTAVPAASPGNLEQPPDNLETIFMPQVHPLPLAVTGEAGNMLHSGPVMENIQSISERRSSTRAQGAVKKCDSPATTLWAHNELPNFGGNVLLAPAAPAVYVPAKQTVEVIQPPEEGLSNQQPSKPGTIAVQLSQDRHIPSENLENPPKMGEEEALQSQASSGYASLLSSPPTESLQNQPILIAQPNQSYNLAQPINFSISLSNQLSSNENNQPMKDSGVGDKPAMGPQTSHAGGIISGENVPLPVMQVGSLLVNALPNTNLLKHNVLQSPVNSSDTASNQPANLLMKTPLNLAPEGQKNVNMEGFIPEFASKPGSSSSISPGTNIAGASPLVPPVNSVIQANNSANHSNSKEEVAGVLDFTVSRTLEKSSASNSVQVHNQSLSGGPVYPQQSAGSSAGQMHPEMHDKQHFYQQVTKDVQHQAVSDRAVQGALPSQPQMQAAQMQQPASSGQSSVPSNYQVAAGTKAVQASQQRENQVLSNHPQPVGPQEADSVQLTTRYDQTSPDKQPASGQLSGAPASTDPSTTVSQSVMPNVQQDLQRPSLPQTPQDAFGPPQNPYYYYRHPYDAYQPPYPPPYPPADPRTAAHLYYMEDSYGQYDPRYSTGYMEPGSYRYSEPERPSSRASHCSDRPPSRQGYTEDYYAKSGWSDYYPGYYSNSYDYGDPSRWERYSSAYDPRYRDPRSYGQRYWYDAEHNPYQKREAYPYGNRHDQYEDNWRYDPRFTGSFDDESEPHRDPYGDEFDRRSVHSEHSGHSLRSSRSVHSHQSSFSSRSQQSQLYRSNHDLMANTYETTAQGVLLHTDYPYGGYAANFDGQQPFTGYGYPTETGWSAVEQAPLRPSTPEKFSVPHICARFGPGGFLIKVLPNLPSEGQPALVEIHSMETMLQHSPEQEEMRAFPGPLAKDDTHKVDVINFAQNKASQCFKNDNLIDKESASLLWDFIVLLCRQNGTVVGTDLAELLLRDHKTVWLPGKSPNEANLIDFTNEALEQVEEESGEAQLSFLTDSLITTIDSLEKETERFRELLLYGRKKDALESAMKHGLWGHALLLASKMDSRTHARVMTRFANSLPINDPLQTVYQLMSGRMPAASTCCGDEKWGDWRPHLAMVLSNLTNNVDLESRTIATMGDTLASKGLLDAAHFCYLMAQVGFGVYTRKTTKLVLIGSNHSLPFFKFATNEAIQRTEAYEYAQSLGSQPGCLPNFQVFKFIYACRLAEMGLAAQAFHYCEVISRTVLKDPHYYSPVLIGQLIQMSSQLRLFDPQIKEKPEQESFIEPSWLITLRHVDGQIKEGAIAYNTDRSTPPPYACSTPSSELDHASQCDGAGVGRDMGPGAENALLASLLPNMAQQMQSVQLMPSVPQAALDGSAAMIPPGDQEAVRSVPFYSVASQPIGPGPGFAPPGFSNPYGNEPSPLYLGSALPPGGPPQEIEPRSEEQINPETGTQRIARESPSQSSFPEQREEDFYGRMASMAPGRRSRSASQSSAHMGYGRRSRTTSESSAHSVGRERSSSAAKQPSPPPSVPVGKENKKEIKKEPAPRKTGGTWFRWLMGKGKNEAHLPDDKNKSIVWDEQKQRWVNLDEPEEESKPPPPPPTGFPKVPQTVPPGPGGPPSAPVNMFSRRAAGSRARYVDVLNPGGTKSSGAVPAPSDLFAPLAPMPIPANVFVPNSVPGEPQPMEGSGAAEHAPAASQTNADPAAAVEPEYLNPAILPPGSGLPVSNPDGSQSGELSRSSSMSSLSREVSQHFNQPATVPPSGGPAAGTVPFYNPSQFAQSPAVTGSSRLGRIGQRKYPTLK; translated from the exons AATGCAGATCTTGGACTCTGTGGGCCTGCAGTACCATTACATTATAATACAGGAGCGGCAGTTGAAAATTCTTTCAGTGTGCATCCTGGAATGGTGTCTGCATCAAACAAACCTGGAGGTAGACAAGATGTTGGTAGAGATCCAAATGATGTTCCTTCAGGACCCAATGCAACAGCACTCTTCCCTCCACCTCCTCAGCAGCCTATGTCTCAGTGGAGGCCTGTTCAAAGTAACCTGCAGTCTCCAGTTCGAAATTTTGTGCCCTACCCTGAGCCGTCTTCTCAGATTGACGTTCATAACGTTTCTCAGTCCTCTGTTAGTACTTCTCATCCTCCTCTACAGGCAAATTTACAACAAGTTCCTGTACACCAAGGTATTCCACAAAATACCACGCAAGCGCCTTTATCCATTGGTTGtgaaaagaatgggaaaaatgGCTCTGCAAATAGCAGTCATCACATGAATAGCATCCAGCCTGGAAATGTGTTTAGGCAGAATACAGAAATGACTAACACTTGGTTAAGTCAACCATACCAGGAACAATTTTGCCCACAGCCACCATTGCAAGATTCCAGTTTTGTCATTCCCACAGCTCAGGAAAATAACCCCCAAAACCAGTCTCCAGATATGCCTGAAACATCGAATAGACCTGTTCCCGCAGATCGAGATTCAGGAActctttccatgtttttcaAAGGGGATGaggcagaaaatgaagaaatactttcatctgaaaaaaattacgTAGTTGAGAAAACGGAGTTTGATGCTTGTCAGCCAAATTCGGCATCCTTGTATCACCAGCCAATGCATCCTCAGCGGGTTGCAACTAATGTTCTCTCTCAGGCGCAGATTGGTACAGGTTCAGCCAGTGAGATGGTGCAAAAAGGAATGGATGCCCAGTACTTTTCTAAAATTGTAAGTCAGCAGGAGACGCAGGCCGCTAAGCACTCTATGTTTGTTAGTGATGACAAGGCACGTATAGGTGACCCGTCTGGGAATGGTGGCTCACAGTATGAAAATGTTGAGAACCTGGAGTGCATTCAGAATCAAGAAGTGCTGCCAAGTGAACCACAAAATGCTTCATCCCCTGCTGCTGGTCCTGATCTGTACAGATATGGTTCCTTTCCAGGTCAGATGCTTCCAAAGAATGCTGTTGTGAGCCATGCTGAAGGAGGACCAAATTTGGAGGCACCCGATTCGTTACCTCATCCTGTCCGACCAGATAGTGTATCTTCAAACTATAGCAACATTAGCCATAGGAGCGCTTCAAGCTCAGCAAGACCTCAAGAGCAAGTCGGTACGTTTATTCAGCAAGAAAGTGGGAAGCCTGATGAAGAATCTTCTGCTGGCTTCTTTAAACAGATTGACTCTTCTCCGTTGGGAGGTGATTCAAGTGAGCTAAACCTGGGCAAGAGCTACCATGGTAATCTATCCCAGCCTCCAACTCCAAGTCCTCCTAAGCCCACAGGAGTATTTCAGACAAGTGCAAATAGTTCTTTTGAACCCGTGAGGTCCCATGGAGTTGGTATAAAACCTGCGGAGATCGACCAAGCAAAGATGGTGGTTGAATTAAGAGAGAACCACTCAAACCAAAAGAATATCAAGAAGAATACAGCTGTGCCGGCTGCATCCCCAGGCAATCTTGAACAGCCACCAGATAACCTGGAAACTATTTTCATGCCTCAGGTACACCCACTGCCACTTGCAGTCACTGGTGAAGCTGGAAATATGTTGCACTCGGGACCTGTTATGGAAAACATACAATCAATATCCGAGAGAAGGTCCTCAACAAGAGCTCAGGGAGCAGTTAAAAAGTGTGATAGCCCAGCAACAACTTTGTGGGCTCATAATGAGTTACCTAATTTTGGGGGAAATGTTCTTCtagctcctgctgctcctgcagtgtATGTACCTGCCAAACAAACTGTAGAAGTCATTCAGCCACCAGAAGAAGGCCTGTCTAATCAGCAGCCAAGTAAACCAGGGACTATTGCTGTTCAGCTTTCCCAAGATAGACATATACCTTCTGAGAATCTTGAGAATCCTCCCAAaatgggagaagaggaggcaCTTCAGTCTCAGGCAAGTTCTGGTTATGCAAGTTTGTTGTCTTCTCCACCTACAGAGTCTTTGCAGAATCAACCTATCCTGATTGCTCAGCCTAATCAAAGCTATAACTTGGCTCAGccaattaatttttctatttctctgtcTAATCAGCTaagcagcaatgaaaacaaTCAGCCAATGAAGGACTCTGGGGTTGGGGACAAGCCTGCGATGGGTCCTCAGACTTCACATGCTGGTGGGATCATTTCTGGGGAAAACGTGCCATTACCTGTCATGCAAGTTGGATCTCTGTTAGTTAATGCACTTCCAAATACTAATCTGTTAAAACATAATGTATTACAAAGCCCTGTTAATTCCTCTGATACTGCTTCTAATCAGCCGGCAAATTTGCTTATGAAAACTCCACTTAATTTGGCTCCAGAAGGGCAAAAGAATGTTAATATGGAAGGGTTTATTCCTGAATTTGCTAGCAAGCCGGGGTCTAGCTCATCCATTTCACCTGGGACAAATATTGCTGGTGCAAGTCCACTAGTCCCCCCTGTTAATTCTGTAATACAGGCTAATAATTCTGCAAATCATTCAAATAGCAAAGAAGAAGTTGCTGGAGTGCTCGACTTCACAGTGTCACGGACGTTGGAGAAAAGCAGTGCAAGTAATTCTGTGCAGGTGCATAATCAGTCGCTTTCTGGTGGTCCAGTATATCCTCAACAGTCAGCTGGTAGTAGTGCTGGTCAGATGCATCCTGAGATGCATGACAAACAACATTTCTATCAACAGGTGACAAAAGATGTACAGCATCAAGCTGTATCAGACAGAGCTGTACAGGGAGCATTGCCATCTCAACCACAAATGCAAGCAGCTCAGATGCAGCAACCAGCATCTTCTGGGCAGTCCTCAGTTCCTTCAAACTACCAGGTGGCTGCAGGGACTAAAGCAGTGCAGGCATCACAGCAGCGTGAGAACCAGGTGCTGAGTAACCATCCCCAACCTGTGGGTCCCCAAGAGGCAGATTCGGTGCAGCTGACAACAAGATATGATCAGACAAGTCCTGATAAGCAGCCAGCATCTGGACAGCTGTCGGGTGCTCCAGCTTCCACAGACCCTTCTACCACcgtcagtcagtcagtcatgCCAAATGTGCAACAAGACCTGCAGCGTCCATCCCTGCCTCAGACTCCTCAGGATGCCTTTGGTCCACCCCAGAACCCTTACTACTACTACAGACATCCTTACGACGCTTATCAGCCTCCATATCCGCCACCTTATCCTCCTGCAGACCCCAGAACAGCAGCTCATCTTTATTACATg GAGGATAGCTATGGACAGTATGACCCACGGTACAGCACTGGTTATATGGAACCTGGGAGCTATCGCTATTCTGAGCCTGAACGTCCTAGTTCCAGAGCCAGTCACTGCTCTGACAGGCCGCCTTCTAG ACAAGGCTATACTGAAGATTATTATGCAAAAAGTGGATGGAGTGATTATTATCCAGGCTATTACTCAAACTCATATGATTATGGAG ATCCAAGTCGCTGGGAACGTTACTCATCAGCTTATGACCCCAGATACAGAGATCCTAGAAGTTATGGTCAGAGGTATTGGTATGATGCTGAACACAACCCTTACCAGAAGAGAGAAGCATATCCGTATGGCAACAG ACATGACCAATATGAAGATAACTGGAGATACGATCCTCGTTTTACTGGAAGTTTTGATGATGAATCTGAGCCCCATAGAGACCCCTATGGTGATGAATTTGACAGGCGCAGTGTCCACAGTGAGCATTCTGGTCATAGTCTCCGTAGCTCCCGCAGTGTTCACAGTCACCAGAGTAGTTTCAGCTCTCGCTCTCAACAA AGCCAGCTGTATAGAAGTAATCATGATCTAATGGCTAATACATATGAAACTACTGCACAGGGAGTGTTGCTCCACACAGATTACCCATATGGCGGATATGCTGCTAACTTTGATGGACAACAGCCTTTTACAGGTTATGGCTACCCGACTGAAACTGGATGGTCAGCTGTAGAACAAG caCCTTTAAGGCCCTCAACACCTGAGAAATTTTCAGTGCCTCATATCTGCGCAAGGTTTGGTCCTGGGGGCTTCCTAATAAAAGTGCTGCCAAACCTGCCTTCAGAAGGACAGCCAGCTCTGGTTGAAATACACAGTATGGAG ACTATGTTACAACATTCCCCAGAGCAAGAAGAGATGAGAGCATTTCCCGGTCCTCTTGCTAA ggatgaCACCCATAAAGTAGATGTTATTaattttgcacaaaataaagCTTCACAGTGCTTTAAGAATGATAATCTAATTGACAAAGAGTCTGCAAGTCTGCTTTGGGACTTTATTGTACTGTTGTGCAGGCAGAATGGG ACAGTTGTGGGAACAGACCTGGCTGAACTTTTGCTCCGAGATCATAAAACAGTGTGGCTTCCTGGAAAGTCACCAAATGAAGCAAATTTGATTGATTTCACTAATGAAGCTTTGGAACAAGTGGAAGAGGAATCTGGTGAAGCCCAGCTCTCATTTCTCACCGATAGTCTTATAACCACAATTGACAGTCTTgagaaagagacagagagatTTAGGGAGTTACTGCTTTATGGCCGCAAGAAG GATGCTTTGGAGTCTGCGATGAAGCATGGTTTATGGGGTCATGCTCTGCTACTTGCCAGCAAAATGGACAGCAGAACACATGCAAGAGTTATGACCAG ATTTGCCAACAGTCTCCCAATTAATGACCCTCTGCAGACTGTTTACCAGCTCATGTCTGGAAGGATGCCAGCTGCATCCACG TGCTGTGGAGATGAGAAATGGGGAGACTGGAGGCCTCATCTAGCAATGGTGTTATCCAACTTGACCAATAATGTGGACTTGGAATCCAGGACCATTGCTACCATGGGAGACACTCTTG CTTCTAAAGGCCTGCTGGATGCTGCTCACTTTTGTTACCTTATGGCCCAAGTTGGTTTTGGAGTTTACACAAGGAAGACAACAAAGCTTGTCCTAATTGGATCAAATCATAg TTTGCCATTTTTTAAGTTTGCCACTAATGAAGCCATTCAAAGAACAGAAGCTTATGAATATGCACAGTCGCTAGGAAGTCAGCCTGGCTGTTTGCCCAATTTCCAG GTTTTCAAATTCATCTATGCTTGCCGACTAGCTGAAATGGGACTTGCTGCTCAGGCTTTCCATTATTGTGAAGTCATTTCTAGAACTGTCCTTAAAGATCCACATTACTATTCACCTGTACTTATTGGCCAGCTAATCCAG ATGTCATCACAACTACGCCTGTTTGACccacagataaaagaaaaaccagaacaGGAATCTTTTATTGAACCTTCATGGTTAATAACGCTTCGACATGTGGATGGACAGATCAAG GAGGGTGCAATAGCTTATAACACAGACAGATCCACCCCACCACCATATGCATGTAGTACACCAAGCTCTGAATTAGACCATGCTAGTCAATGTGATGGAGCAGGAGTTGGCCGTGACATGGGTCCAGGTGCTGAAAATGCATTGTTAGCATCCTTATTACCCAATATGGCTCAACAGATGCAAAGTGTGCAGCTGATGCCTTCAG TACCTCAGGCTGCCCTTGATGGGTCAGCTGCTATGATTCCTCCTGGTGACCAGGAAGCTGTCCGAAGTGTCCCTTTCTATTCAGTGGCTTCTCAGCCTATTGGTCCAGGACCTGGCTTTGCACCTCCAGGATTTTCAAATCCATATGGAAATGAACCATCACCCCTGTATTTAGGGTCAGCACTACCACCAGGAGGACCACCACAAGAAATTGAACCACGGTCAGAAGAGCAGATAAACCCAGAAACAG gaacaCAGAGAATTGCCCGGGAGTCTCCTTCACAAAGCTCTTTCCCCGAACAGAGGGAAGAGGATTTCTATGGCAGAATGGCTAGCATG GCACCAGGACGAAGATCCAGATCTGCATCTCAGTCTTCAGCACATATG GGCTATGGGCGAAGATCCCGAACAACTTCAGAGTCCTCTGCTCATTCTGTGGGACGAGAGAgatccagctctgcagcaaaacagccctctcctcctccctctgttCCTGTAgggaaagagaataaaaaagaaataaaaaaggaaccAGCACCTAGAAAG ACTGGTGGAACCTGGTTTCGCTGGCtgatgggaaaaggaaagaatgaagcTCACCTGCCAGATGACAAGAACAAATCA ATTGTTTGGGATGAACAGAAACAACGCTGGGTTAATCTGGATGAACCAGAAGAAGAG agtAAGCCTCCACCGCCACCTCCGACAGGATTTCCTAAAGTTCCTCAGACTGTTCCACCTGGACCTGGAGGCCCACCTAGTGCCCCTGTCAACATGTTTTCCAGAAGAGCAG ctGGAAGCAGAGCCCGTTATGTTGATGTCCTGAATCCAGGTGGAACCAAGTCAAGCGGTGCTGTTCCTGCACCATCAGACCTATTTGCCCCCTTGGCACCAATGCCAATTCCTGCAAATGTGTTTGTTCCAAACTCAG TTCCAGGGGAACCCCAGCCAATGGAAGGGAGTGGTGCAGCAGAGCACGCACCAGCTGCAAGTCAAACCAATGCagatcctgctgcagctgttgagCCAGAG tatttaaaCCCTGCAATCCTTCCTCCTGGATCTGGACTTCCTGTTTCTAACCCTGATGGCTCCCAATCAGGCGAG CTTTCGCGCTCTAGTTCAATGAGTTCATTATCACGTGAAGTAAGCCAGCATTTTAATCAG CCTGCCACTGTACCACCTTCAGGGGGGCCTGCAGCAGGAACAGTACCGTTCTACAATCCTTCTCAATTTGCACAA TCTCCTGCAGTCACTGGAAGTTCAAGACTGGGAAGAATTGGACAGAGGAAGTATCCGACATTGAAGTAG